In one window of Psychrobacter sp. P2G3 DNA:
- the glcF gene encoding glycolate oxidase subunit GlcF, translating into MRTQINVKYLDHPEIKEADAILRSCVHCGFCNATCPTYQELGDERDGPRGRIYLVKQLLETGDVSEKTQTHLDRCLTCRSCETTCPSGVKYGRLAEIGRGIMEEQLERPLQQKLLRWLIRQVLPYPSRFGLLLRLGQLVRSFLPHDLKQQVPIKQIKRALPTQQHTRRMLVLAGCAQPSATPNTNIVAARVLDKLGISLFTAPEAGCCGAVSYHMPAHEEGLAFMRRNIDAWWPHIEAGVEAIVVSASGCGSMVKDYGEKLQYDPDYTVKAQRVSELTRDLGEILVKEDLSQLQLQDKERKTAVHCPCSLQHAQQLSGLVEQILQQAGVELTPTKDKHLCCGSAGTYSILQPKLSEQLLTNKLADLTIGHPEQIVTANIGCQLHLSSRSSIPVKHWIELLDPQ; encoded by the coding sequence ATGCGTACCCAAATTAATGTGAAGTATCTAGATCATCCGGAAATCAAAGAAGCCGATGCTATCTTACGCAGCTGCGTACACTGTGGATTTTGTAATGCGACCTGCCCTACTTATCAAGAATTGGGCGACGAAAGAGATGGCCCACGTGGACGTATTTATTTAGTCAAACAGTTGCTTGAGACCGGTGACGTTAGCGAAAAAACGCAAACGCATTTAGACCGTTGTCTAACCTGTCGTAGTTGCGAAACCACTTGTCCTTCTGGCGTAAAATATGGGCGCTTAGCTGAAATAGGCCGCGGCATCATGGAGGAGCAATTAGAGAGACCACTACAGCAGAAGCTACTGCGCTGGTTGATACGCCAAGTCCTGCCCTATCCCAGTCGCTTCGGGCTTTTATTACGCTTAGGACAGTTGGTTCGATCCTTTTTGCCTCATGACTTAAAGCAACAAGTACCGATTAAACAAATTAAGCGCGCATTGCCGACCCAGCAGCATACGCGCCGGATGTTGGTATTAGCAGGATGCGCGCAGCCCTCAGCAACTCCAAATACCAATATTGTGGCCGCTCGGGTACTCGATAAACTAGGTATTAGCTTATTTACCGCACCCGAAGCTGGTTGCTGTGGTGCCGTCAGTTATCACATGCCAGCCCATGAAGAGGGACTGGCATTCATGCGCCGCAATATCGATGCGTGGTGGCCCCATATTGAGGCGGGCGTAGAAGCCATTGTTGTCAGTGCTTCTGGCTGTGGCTCGATGGTCAAAGACTATGGCGAAAAACTACAGTATGATCCAGATTATACCGTTAAAGCACAACGGGTTAGCGAGCTTACCCGTGATCTTGGGGAAATATTAGTTAAGGAAGATTTGAGTCAGCTACAATTGCAAGATAAAGAGCGCAAAACAGCCGTACATTGTCCTTGCTCATTGCAACATGCTCAGCAGTTGAGCGGCTTAGTTGAACAGATTTTGCAACAGGCAGGTGTTGAGCTCACGCCTACTAAAGACAAACATTTATGCTGCGGCTCTGCTGGAACCTACTCGATACTCCAGCCTAAGCTGAGTGAGCAATTACTAACTAATAAGCTTGCGGACTTGACGATTGGTCATCCAGAGCAGATAGTGACCGCTAACATAGGTTGCCAACTACATCTAAGTAGCCGATCAAGCATACCAGTGAAGCACTGGATTGAATTGTTGGATCCGCAGTAA
- a CDS encoding proline racemase family protein, whose amino-acid sequence MSSTLFNFKIIDSHTGGEPTRMVYDGFPELVGETIQDKLQYFKQNFDHLRQSIILEPRGNDVLVGALLLPATDPKATAGVIFFNNAGYLGMCGHGTIGVIVSLAYQQKISAGVHWLETPVGLVKATLHDDDSCSVQNVPSYRYKKQVEVQVPELGLIRGDIAWGGNWFFLVSEHGQDIQANNVEKLTQVTMQIKQALITANITGKNGGEIDHIELFADSDDTQVDSKNFVLCPGSAYDRSPCGTGTSAKLACLAADNRLAPEQLWQQQGVVGSVFTGSYQYATELNTELNTELNTDLSTKLNNAAGTAYPEQTIIPTICGHAYVCAETTLIVQENDPFKWGIPS is encoded by the coding sequence ATGTCTTCTACATTATTTAATTTTAAAATTATTGACTCGCATACGGGCGGTGAGCCCACTCGTATGGTCTATGACGGCTTTCCTGAGCTGGTCGGTGAGACTATTCAAGACAAGCTGCAATACTTCAAACAAAACTTCGATCATCTGCGTCAAAGTATCATCTTAGAGCCACGCGGCAATGATGTCCTCGTCGGTGCGCTACTTCTTCCTGCAACTGACCCTAAAGCCACAGCAGGCGTTATCTTTTTTAACAATGCTGGTTATTTGGGCATGTGCGGGCACGGCACGATTGGCGTTATCGTCTCATTAGCTTATCAACAAAAGATATCAGCAGGCGTACATTGGCTAGAGACTCCCGTAGGTCTGGTTAAAGCAACCTTACATGATGATGACAGCTGCAGTGTACAAAACGTACCTTCTTATCGTTATAAAAAACAAGTTGAGGTTCAAGTTCCTGAATTAGGCCTTATCCGTGGTGATATCGCTTGGGGTGGCAACTGGTTCTTTTTAGTCAGTGAGCATGGACAAGACATTCAAGCAAATAATGTCGAAAAACTGACTCAAGTAACCATGCAAATTAAGCAAGCATTAATCACTGCTAATATCACTGGCAAAAACGGCGGCGAGATTGACCATATCGAGTTATTTGCCGATAGCGATGATACGCAAGTCGATAGTAAAAACTTCGTTTTGTGTCCAGGTTCAGCTTACGATCGCTCTCCTTGTGGTACCGGTACTAGCGCCAAACTTGCTTGCCTAGCTGCTGACAACCGTCTAGCACCTGAACAACTTTGGCAGCAACAAGGCGTAGTCGGCAGCGTATTTACTGGCAGTTATCAGTATGCAACTGAACTTAATACTGAACTTAATACTGAGCTCAATACTGATCTTAGTACTAAACTCAATAATGCAGCTGGTACGGCTTATCCTGAACAGACCATTATCCCAACGATTTGTGGTCATGCTTATGTTTGTGCTGAAACCACACTCATTGTGCAAGAAAATGATCCTTTTAAATGGGGAATTCCATCTTAG
- a CDS encoding AraC family transcriptional regulator, which yields MTEVTTDVIEDTALAMLTTSLQQNMTAYYPDSSEAFIGNVSLLLPLLNTLTNVVFFVKDDQARYQLANKTLLKRCQLSQHEDIVGFTTEEVFSHRQSRDYILQDMKVLREGKSIVDNLELHSYASGQLGWCITNKLPIYNKSQQIIAMVGISVDIDEDNERVLRKHARLAEVSQFVRGHLDQKINIAQLADLANLSVSQLERTFKAVLNMSPLQFVQKLRLEYAIKLLAMPDISVTQISLNCGYSDHSAFSRQFKQFTGMSPTQFRQTYL from the coding sequence ATGACAGAGGTAACAACAGATGTAATAGAAGATACAGCGCTTGCTATGCTTACCACGTCATTGCAGCAGAATATGACTGCTTACTATCCCGACAGTAGCGAGGCTTTTATTGGTAATGTCTCATTATTGCTGCCGCTGCTGAATACTTTGACCAATGTGGTGTTTTTTGTGAAAGATGACCAAGCACGTTATCAGCTGGCAAACAAAACTTTGTTAAAACGCTGTCAGTTGAGTCAGCACGAAGATATCGTAGGGTTTACCACAGAGGAGGTGTTTTCGCATCGACAGAGTAGGGATTATATTTTGCAAGATATGAAGGTATTACGAGAAGGCAAGTCTATCGTTGATAACTTAGAGCTGCACAGTTATGCGTCTGGTCAGTTAGGTTGGTGTATTACCAATAAACTGCCCATTTATAATAAGAGTCAACAAATAATCGCGATGGTTGGTATTTCGGTCGATATTGATGAAGATAACGAGCGCGTTTTGCGTAAACACGCTCGCTTGGCTGAAGTGTCTCAGTTTGTACGAGGGCATCTTGATCAGAAAATCAATATCGCCCAATTGGCTGACTTGGCTAATTTGAGTGTATCGCAGCTAGAGCGTACCTTTAAGGCTGTACTGAATATGTCGCCATTACAGTTTGTGCAAAAGCTGCGCTTAGAATATGCGATTAAGCTCTTGGCGATGCCTGATATATCAGTTACTCAGATATCGTTGAACTGCGGTTATAGTGATCACAGTGCTTTTAGCCGTCAGTTCAAACAGTTCACAGGAATGTCGCCTACTCAGTTTCGCCAAACTTACCTATAA
- the glcE gene encoding glycolate oxidase subunit GlcE — protein sequence MKDISAELIERIKQASSDGSKLQIVGGGSKEFMGRTPEGVPLKIAEHSGIVNYEPIELVLTARAGTPLTEINNALSEHNQRLAFEPPLFDGQATLGGTLACHLSGPGRPWNGSVRDHVLGIRLINGRGEALRFGGQVMKNVAGYDVSRMQAGAMGTLGVISEVSLKVMPKPAATMTLKREMEATQAIKEMNRLAGLPNPLTGACWFENHLYLRLEGARSAVESTVKQWQGKILEESDTLWTQLREQQLDYFSGHAPLWRFSVNSNAEHVFPDKEWLVDWGGSQRWLRGDFDTESLEALANSMGGQVSLYSGGDRLQEVFHTQPEALRGLHQRLKHAFDPMGIFNPGRLYSWM from the coding sequence ATGAAAGATATAAGTGCTGAACTGATTGAGCGAATTAAACAGGCCAGTAGTGATGGTAGCAAATTACAAATAGTTGGCGGTGGTAGCAAGGAATTTATGGGTCGCACGCCCGAGGGCGTCCCGCTTAAAATTGCTGAGCACAGTGGTATTGTGAATTACGAGCCGATTGAGCTGGTGTTGACTGCACGAGCAGGTACTCCGTTAACTGAGATTAATAACGCTTTGAGTGAACACAATCAGAGATTGGCGTTTGAGCCGCCGCTATTTGATGGGCAGGCGACTTTAGGGGGCACGCTAGCATGTCACCTGTCAGGACCAGGACGTCCTTGGAATGGTTCGGTAAGAGATCACGTCCTCGGTATTCGCCTGATTAATGGTCGAGGCGAAGCGCTGCGCTTTGGTGGTCAAGTGATGAAAAACGTAGCTGGCTACGATGTCTCAAGAATGCAGGCTGGAGCGATGGGTACTTTAGGTGTCATTAGCGAGGTCAGCTTAAAGGTCATGCCCAAACCTGCTGCTACTATGACTCTCAAACGTGAAATGGAGGCAACGCAGGCTATCAAAGAGATGAACCGTTTGGCAGGTTTACCAAATCCTTTGACGGGCGCTTGTTGGTTTGAGAATCATCTTTATTTACGTTTAGAGGGCGCGCGTAGTGCAGTCGAGAGCACCGTTAAGCAGTGGCAAGGTAAAATTCTAGAAGAATCAGACACCCTATGGACGCAGCTACGCGAGCAGCAGTTAGACTACTTTTCAGGTCATGCGCCTTTATGGCGGTTTTCAGTCAATAGTAATGCTGAGCATGTATTTCCAGATAAAGAGTGGCTGGTGGATTGGGGTGGCAGCCAACGTTGGCTGCGCGGTGATTTCGATACTGAATCATTGGAAGCACTTGCCAACAGTATGGGCGGTCAAGTGAGTCTTTATAGTGGTGGTGATCGACTACAAGAGGTATTTCATACTCAACCCGAGGCACTGCGCGGACTGCATCAACGGCTCAAACATGCTTTTGATCCGATGGGTATTTTTAATCCAGGTCGTCTCTATAGTTGGATGTAA